One endosymbiont 'TC1' of Trimyema compressum genomic window, GATTGACGCTCTTTTAGATGCTGAATGCGGCGTTATTAAAACGGTTACAGAAATTGATGCTGTAGGACATAGGATTGCCCAAGGTGGAAGTTATTTTAAATCATCAAGTTTAGTTAATGATGATGTAAAGACAAAAATTAAGGATTGTTTCCAGTTGGCTTCTTTACATAATCCCCCTCAATTCAAAGGTATTTTAGCAATTGAAGAAGTGGTACCTGGTGTACCCAACATTGCTTGTTTTGATACTGTTTTTCATCAAACTTTACCTGATCATGCATACATGTATGCACTACCATATGATTGGTATCAAGAGGATGGTGTAAGAAAATATGGATTCCATGGTTTATCTCATGAATTTGTTAGTAAAAGAGCTGGTCAAATACTAAATAGAAAATGGGATGATTTAAAAATTATTTCATGTCACTTAGGTAATGGTGCAAGTGTTGCTGCTGTTAATAAAGGTGAATCAATTGATACTAGTATGGGCTTCACCCCATTACAAGGTCTTGTAATGGGCACACGTTGTGGCGATATTGATCCAGCTATTATCCCTTATATTATGGGGAAAAGGAATTATTCAACAGAAGATGTAGACAATGCCTTAAATAAAGAAAGCGGAGTTAAAGGTATCTCTGGTGTTTCCAGTGACTTTAGAGACTTGGAAAACGCAGCTTTTAACGAAGGCAATAAAAGAGCTGCATTAGCATTGCAAATGTTCGACTATAGAGTTAAATTTTATATTAGTGCATATTTCGGGATTTTAAATGGGGCTGATGTAATTTTATTCACAGGTGGTCTTGGTGAAAATTCACCAGAAATGCGAGAAGCCGTTTGTAAAAATTTAAGTGCTCTTGGTATAGAAATTGATTTAGAGAAAAATAAAGTGCGTGGTAAAGAAACAATTATCTCAACACCTGAATCAAAAGTTGCTGTAATTGTGATTCCTACTGATGAAGAGTTAGTAATTGCAAGGGAAGCAAAAGATATTATTTCCAGATAATTTGTACTTGAAAAATTCTCATAATCAGTTATAATGATATAGTGTGGTTATAAATGATGAGATTATTATTAAATAAACAAGTAAATACTCCTAAAAATTTTTATATTTCTGGATTCCTTCCAGAATTTAAAAATGAAGTGATAATAGATGGTGCTTATTATTTTTCTGAAAATAATGCCCTTCATGTGTCTGGTTCATTGAGAACAGAAATAAGTGTATGTTGTGATCGTTGTTTAAAGTCATTTACCTCTGTATTGCAAACAACATTTGAAGAAGAGTTTATGTCTAAAGATCTAGCTAAAACTTACTATGCATATGACAATGAAGGTATTGATTTAGATGGAATTATGTATGAAATCTTACAATCAGCAATGCCCGAAAAGTTTTTATGTTCAGAGTCATGTAAGGGATTATGTGATCAATGTGGTATTGATTTAAATAAATCTATTTGTCAATGTGATACACGAGAAATCAATCCTAAGTTTGAGATGTTAAGGTCCTTATTATTGGAGGATTAGTTAGAGAGAGGAGGATGGAAAATGGGAGTACCTAAAAGAAGAACGTCAAAATCCAAAAAGAATATGAGAAGATCTGCCTGGAGAAAAATGGATGCCCCAGCGATTGCTGAATGTCCTCAGTGTCATGAGTTGAAAGAACCCCACAAGGTTTGCCCAACTTGTGGTTTTTATAAAGGAAAGCAAGTACTTGCTGTAGAAAACAATTAATTAAAGAGTTATAATAAAAGAGCTGGAATTAACCAGCTCTTTTGTGTCATATAGAAAAATAATATTTTTTCTGATTGGTGCTATTTTTAAGTAAATAGCTACTTCAAAAGAAAAAGAGGCAGACAAATGATTTTAGAAAATATTAAATCTCCTGAGGATTTAAAGAAAGTTAATGAAAAAAATCTAAGACCTTTATGCGAAGAGATTAGAGAATATATAGAGAGTGTTGTTAATAAAAATGGAGGTCATTTAGCTTCCAACCTAGGTGCAGTAGAGCTAACCGTTGCAATGCACCGTTCTTTTGATGCGCCAAAAGATAAAATAATCTTCGATGTAGGCCATCAAAGCTATACCCATAAAATATTAACTGGCCGTTATGAGGCTTTTAAAACTTTGAGACAATACAAAGGGTTAAGTGGTTTTCCTAAACGTTCAGAAAGCCCTTATGATCCGTTTGATACAGGACATAGCAGTACTTCTATATCAGCTGCATTAGGGATAGCAACGGCAAGAGATATTGAAAAAGAAGATTTTCAAATAGTAGCACATATTGGTGATGGAGCCTTAACAGGTGGCATGGCTTTTGAGGCAATGAACCATTTAGGTCATTTACAGTCGAAAGTAATCATTGTACTAAATGATAATGAAATGTCTATTTCAGAAAATATTGGCGGTGTATCTAAGTATTTAAGTCGCCTTAGTTCTGGGAATGCGTATAGACGTTTTAAACAAAGTTTAAATGTTAGTTTATCTAAGACGGCAGTCGGTAGGAAATCTAGAAGAGTTTTAAGTCGCTTTAAAGGTAGTATTAAATATTTATTTTCAAAGAAGGGTGTATTATTTGAACAGTTTGGATTAACTTATCTTGGACCCTATGATGGTCATGATGTAATTGGTTTAGAGGAAGGCTTTAAAATAGCTAAGTTTGTAGAGGGTCCCGTTTTACTCCATGTTGTTACTACAAAAGGAAAAGGTAACGAAGAAGCAGAATACAATCCTGAAAAATTTCATGGAGTATCACCAGGAAAAGGAAAAAAATATAGAAGTTTAACAGAGTTTTTTGGTTCCCGTTTAGTTGAGTTAGCAAAAGAAAATAAAAAAATAACGGCTATTACAGCGGCTATGTGCACTGGTACAGGTTTAGATATTTTCAGAAAAGAGTTTCCTCAAAGATTCTTTGATGTGAGTATAGCGGAGCAACATGGTTTAACATTTGCAGCTGGACAAAGTGTACAGGGTTTACATCCTGTTATTTCCATTTATGCAACCTTTATGCAGAGAGGAGTAGATCAAATTATTCATGATATTTGTTTACAGAATCTACCGGTTACTATGATTTCTGATAGAGCCGGTCTTGTAGGTGAAGATGGAGAAACCCATCATGGAATATTTGATATTGCCTTGTTTGGCGCCATTCCCAATCTTGTGTTTATGGAGCCTAAAGATGGTAAGGAATTAGAAGCTATGCTGACATTTGCTACAGTGTATAATGGACCAACAATGATTCGTTTTCCAAAAGGAAGTTCACCTATTTTTAGTGCAGAAGTCAGTCCTATAGTACTTGGTGAGATGGAAATGATTCTTGATAACAATGGGAAGTGTTGCATAGTAGCTTTGGGAACTGAGGAGACAATGGCTCTTTATATTGCAGAAGAATTAAAAAAGAAAAATATTTTAATTGATGTAATTAATCCAAGATTTATTAAACCGATTAATCAATTTTGGCTAGATAAACTCAATAGTTATAACCAAGTGTTTACTATTGAAAATCATGTTGTAGTAGGCGGGTTTGGTTCTTTTATAAAATCTCAATTGAATAAGGCTAAAGTTTATAGTTTTGGTTTGCCTAATGTATTTATGCCTCATGGAAGTATTGAAGAGATCAGAAAGGAAGTAGGTTTTACTAGAAATCAAATTCTAAAAGAAATTGAGGAAAAGGTAGTTGAGTAAGGTTCGTTTAGATGTTTTTCTAATTGAAAATGGTTATTTTAAAACTAGACAGAAAGCAAAAGCAGAAATTATGGCTGGGAATATTCTTGTTGATCATATTAAAATTGAAAAAGCAGGTACTTTAATTAAAGATGATAGTATTATTACAGTTTTAGGAAAAAAATTCCTTATGTAAGCAGAGGAGCGCTTAAACTTAAAAAAGGTTTAGAGGCATTCAATGTTTCTGTTAAGGGGAAAGTTGCTTTAGATATTGGCGCATCAACAGGAGGATTTACGGAAATATTATTGTTAAATGGAGCTCTGAAAGTCTATAGTGTTGATGTTGGCTATAATCAGCTGGCATGGTCATTGAGACAAAATCCCAAAGTAGTTGTTTTAGAAAAACCAATGGTCGCAATTTGACACCTGAAAACTTAGATAACAATCAAGTTGATATTGTAAGTAACTGATGTTTCTTTTATTTCTTTAGATAAGATTTTACCGGCAGCCTACAGTTGTTTAAAAGATGATGGAGAAATGATAGCCTTAATTAAGCCTCAGTTTGAAGCCGGTAAAGATGGTGTTAATAAAAAAGGGTTGTTACTGAGCCAAAGGTCCGCATTGAGGTAATTGAGAAAATTATTGCTATTAGTTCTGATATAGGATTTTCAGTTTTAGATTTAGCTAGTTCTCCTCTTAAAGAGCCAAAGGGCAATAGGGAATACCTTATTTATTTAAAAAAGGAAGCAGAAACAAAAATATTAATAGAAAATGATATAATAAAGAAAGTTGTTGCTTTAGCATTTGCTGAAATTTAGTATTTAACATAGGAGGGGTTTAATGTCAGTTATTTTAGAAGTTAAAAAACTCATTAAGAAGTATGGGGATTTTGGAGCTGTAAATGATATTTCTTTTACAGTTGAAAAACAGTCTTTGTTTGCTTTTTTAGGTCCTAATGGAGCTGGGAAATCAACTACTATAAATATTATTGCTACATTGCTTGAAAAAACATCAGGGGATATTCTTGTTAATGGCTATCATGTTGGTTCAGAGGATCAAATGGTTAGGCAAAATATTGGTATTGTTTTTCAAAATAGTATGCTAGATGAGTTATTAACAGTAAGAGAAAATATTGTATTGAGATCTGCACTGTATAAAATATCCAAAAAAGAATGCGAAAAAAGACTTGAAGAAATGCATGGATACATTGGCTTAAATGATATTTTAGATCGTCCGTATGGAAAATTATCCGGTGGGCAAAAAAGAAAATCAGATATTGCCAGAGCCCTTATTCATTATCCAACTATCCTATTTTTAGATGAGCCAACAACAGGACTAGATCCTAAAACGAGAATACAGGTTTGGAAAACAATTAAGAAATTACAAGTTGAAAAACAGATAACAATTTTTCTGACTACCCATTATATGGAAGAGGCTGCTGGAGCAGATGAGGTTGTTATTATTAATAAAGGACAAATAGTTGGGGAGGGTACACCTTCTCAGCTTAAAGATGAATACAGTATTGATACAGTTAAAATCACACCCTTTGATATGACTGCTTATATTTTATACATAAATGATAAAGGACTAAAACACGATGTTGTAGCTGATCAAGTTATTATTCCAGTAAAAAATAGTACAGATGCTTTAATACTCCTCAAAGAATCAGAATGTTATATTGAATCTTTTGAAGTTTTAAAGGGAAATATGGATGACGTATTTTTAAATATTACTGGAGAAGCATTAAGAGGAGAAGGGGGGATATAATGATAGTATGGGCATTAACTAGGCGTAACTTAAAGAATTTTATAAGAAATAAATCTAATGTTTTCTTTTCTTTTCTATCGATTTTAATAATTATTTTGCTGTATGTTTTTTTTCTAGGTCAACTGCAGATTAATTTACTCGAAGCTTATGCACCAGATGCAGCACGAGTGGATATACAGTTTTTAACTAATAGTTGGATGATGGCTGGCGTTATATTAGTTAGTACGATTACTTTGCCATTAGGTTTTTATGCAGTGATGGTGGCTGACTACGAAAATGAAAATATTAGTGATTTTCTGTGTGCTCCCTTGAGAAGAAGACGCCTCGTTTTAAGCTATACTTTAGCGGCCTTTATAATTGGGGGTATATTGACATTCATTAATTTTATTTTAGCGGAAATATATATTGTCTTAAGAGGTGGTGCATTATTAGTGCCTGTTTCCATGATTAAAGCAATTCTTGTAATATTGCTTTGCTTGTTGGTATCAACAACTATTCTCTATTTTGTTATTTCATTTGTCAAAAAAATGAATGTATTTTCTATTTTGAGTACAGTTGTAGGGACAATTATTGGATTTTTAGCTGGAATATTTGTACCCATTGGTACTTTGCCTACTATAGCCCAGACTGCTATTAAGCTTTTTCCCTTGTCCTATGGCGCTGTCTTAACGCGACAAATTTTTATGGAAGAACCCATGAGAAGAGTCTTTAATGGGGTTCCAGAACACCTAAGAATTGCTTATGAAAATGATTATGGTGTTACAGTTACTTTTAATGATATGGAAGTTACTACAGGCGTTATGATTGCCATTCTTTTAGGAACTGCAGCAATAGCAACTATTATTTCAGTTATTAGAGCGCGTAATATTAAGTTCAAATAATAAAAGATAACAAAAAGGACTATCATAAAATGATAGTCCTTTAATCCTATTTGGCAGGGGAGACAGGATTCGAACCCGCAACCAATGGTTTTGGAGACCACTACTCTACCAATTGAGCCACTCCCCTAGAACTAGGCTACATTGAAAATTATATCTATTTTGTAGTCTATAGTCAATAGTAAAAATGAAAGAAGAGAAGAAATGAATCAATATTTAATTATTTATTCTGGAGGAACCATTAGCATGGAAGCTGGAAGTGATGGCGGAACAGTCAATAAAAAGGCGTTTCAGAAGAAGCTTCAGCAGTATTTAGCTCGTAAAAAATTTACTGCCACTATCCTTCCAATTAAAAAAATGTAGATTCAAGTCAAATTACCTTTAAAGAGATAAATGAAATAATTTTAATTTTAAAAACCAATTATTCCTCTTATAATGGCTTTCTAGTCTTACAAAAGTATCATTGACTTCAAAAATGCCTTATAGTGTTTATTCAACTGAAAATACTCTTTGGAGACAAATAGCAGATAACAGAAATAAGCTATCATTTGATTTTTTAACTGAAAAAGAAATTGAAGTTTTAGTAATAACTGGTTTTACGCCTTTTTCAAAACAAGAATTGCTTAGGAGATAGTTTATTATTAGTTATATATGGAAGTGGAACTTTTTTTACATAGAAGTGACATTATAAATAGAATTAAGGAATATAGAAAAGCTGGTAAAAAAGTTTTAGCTATTTCCCAGTGTTTAGGTGAAGTCATAGGATTTTTCAAAATATGAGGCTAGCCTTCCACTTAAGGAATTAGGGGTTATGGAAGGTAGCCAGATGATTTTAGAAGAAGCAATTGGTTATTTACATAGTCAAGAATAATCCTATTTGTTTCTCCTTACTATTAAATAGTAGATTAGGGCAGCAACGATAGCTATAGTTGTTAAGCCATACATGAGCTGATAGCCTAACTGAGCTGCAAAAATACCAAATAGTATCGAACCTAATCCAATACCTAAATCAAAGCCAGTAAAGAAGGTTGCATTGGCGGCACCAAGCCTTTCTCTAGGGGTATTAAGGATAGCCATAGTCTGGAGACTAGAGTGACAACCACCAAAACCGATACCATAAATGAGACCTACAAGTAAGAAACTGCCTAATGAAGTAGCTGTTGATAGTGCAATCATACCAATTAAGACACTGATGAGTGAGGGAATGACTACGTAATCAAAGCCTAAAATATCTGTTAGTTTTCCGAATATAGGTCTTACTATTAATAAGGATATTGCAAATACTGTAAAGAATAAACCTACGTCGGCAACGCCTCTATTAACAGCGTAAATTGGTAAAAAACCAAGAATTGAGCCATAAGTTATAGTAACCAGTGTCATAACAATGGTGGCATGTTTTGCAGATTTTTCAAAAACTATAATTTTCCCTAGTTTATTTTTATTGTCAACTTTTACATAATGGATAAAAAAGCAAGGATTATGGCGATTATTGAAAGCACATAAGCTATATTAAAAAGAAGATTAAATGAGTACGTACTTATAATAAATAAGCCAATTGCTGGAGCAGCAGCCATGGCTAGACTTCCTTCCGGTGAGACTAAAGTAGCCTATTCCTTCACCAAATCGTTTTCTAGGAATTTTATCTGAAACAACAGTACTTATAGAGGTTGTTGAAATTCCCCAACCAAAACCATGTATAAATCTAAAAATAAGTATTAATAGTACTGTTGGTAGCCAACGATAAGCTAATACAGCAACAATAAAAATAAGTAATCCAGTTAAAAATATACCTTTTTTACCTATCCTATCTAAAAAAATTCCTGCTAAAGGTCTTGAAATAATAGCAGCAATAGTAGAAATACCTGTAACAAGTCCAATAATTCCATCAGAGCCTCCTAATGATTGAATGTAAACAGGTAGAGTTGGTAAAAGTAATTGAAAAGAAAAATATAAGAATAAGTTAGTTAATAAAATAATAATAAAGTCTTTTGTCCATAGTGGGGTTTTTACATTTCTAAAGTCTGTCATTTTTTAAGCCTTTCTAATAATGAATTTTTGCAAGTTAATATTAATCTTCTTAATAAGTTTAGCAAAAATAGCAGTAAATAGATAGATAGGGTAGGTAATTGATAGATTTAGTTGCAAAAAAGAGTGGCGTTTTATACAATATAGATAGTAGAATAGAAAGGAGAATTACTTATGAAATCATATGTAGATAAGGGTACATGTATTGGTTGTGAAAGCTGTGTAAATGAGTGTCCTGAAATATTTTTTATGGATGATGAGGGACTAGCTGAAGCTAAAGATGTTGAGTTAACTGGGGTATTATTAGAAAAGGCCTCAGAAGTAGAAGAGGTCTGTCCTGTTGAAGCCATTTCAATTAAGTAGCTAAACTTTATTAAGCCTACTGATTATTTGTTAGTAGGCTTAATAAAGTTTAAAATAATTTTTAAAGGATAGGGAAAATGAATATTAATAAAGTAAATGAGTCAATGCTTGTTGATTTCTATGAATTTACTATGACTAATGGTTATTTTGTTAGTGGTCTTGCTGATAAAAAAGTTGTTTTTGATATGTTTTTTAGAAAAGTTCCTGACAATGGTAGTTTTGCAATTATGGCTGGTTTAGAACAAGTTATAGAATACATTGAAAACTTACATTTTGCAGATGAAGATATTGAGTATTTGAGCAGTCGAGGGATTTTTAGTGAAGATTTTTTAGGCTACCTTAAAGATTTTGAGTTTACTTGCGATATTGATGCTGTTCCAGAAGGCACTCCTATTTTTCCACAAGAACCAATTGTTCGCGTTAAGGGACCTTTGATTCAAGCACAGTTTATTGAAACAATGCTTTTAATGCATATTAATCATCAAAGTTTAATTGCAACAAAAGCTCGCCGTCTAGTAAAAGCCGCAAAAGGTAGAAATGTTGTTGAATTTGGTTCAAGAAGAGCTCAGGGGTCAAGCGGTGCACTTTTAGGAGCAAGAGCAGCATATATTGGTGGTTGTTCTGGTACCGCTTGTACCCTTGCAGATCAATTATTCAAAGTGCCAGCTCTTGGTACAATGGCCCATAGCTGGGTTCAACTTTTTACAAAGGAAGAAGAAGCTTTTAGGCGGTATTGCGAAATCTATCCTGAAAATGC contains:
- a CDS encoding MFS transporter, encoding MTLVTITYGSILGFLPIYAVNRGVADVGLFFTVFAISLLIVRPIFGKLTDILGFDYVVIPSLISVLIGMIALSTATSLGSFLLVGLIYGIGFGGCHSSLQTMAILNTPRERLGAANATFFTGFDLGIGLGSILFGIFAAQLGYQLMYGLTTIAIVAALIYYLIVRRNK
- a CDS encoding ABC transporter ATP-binding protein, which translates into the protein MSVILEVKKLIKKYGDFGAVNDISFTVEKQSLFAFLGPNGAGKSTTINIIATLLEKTSGDILVNGYHVGSEDQMVRQNIGIVFQNSMLDELLTVRENIVLRSALYKISKKECEKRLEEMHGYIGLNDILDRPYGKLSGGQKRKSDIARALIHYPTILFLDEPTTGLDPKTRIQVWKTIKKLQVEKQITIFLTTHYMEEAAGADEVVIINKGQIVGEGTPSQLKDEYSIDTVKITPFDMTAYILYINDKGLKHDVVADQVIIPVKNSTDALILLKESECYIESFEVLKGNMDDVFLNITGEALRGEGGI
- a CDS encoding ferredoxin, which gives rise to MKSYVDKGTCIGCESCVNECPEIFFMDDEGLAEAKDVELTGVLLEKASEVEEVCPVEAISIK
- a CDS encoding ABC transporter permease; translated protein: MIVWALTRRNLKNFIRNKSNVFFSFLSILIIILLYVFFLGQLQINLLEAYAPDAARVDIQFLTNSWMMAGVILVSTITLPLGFYAVMVADYENENISDFLCAPLRRRRLVLSYTLAAFIIGGILTFINFILAEIYIVLRGGALLVPVSMIKAILVILLCLLVSTTILYFVISFVKKMNVFSILSTVVGTIIGFLAGIFVPIGTLPTIAQTAIKLFPLSYGAVLTRQIFMEEPMRRVFNGVPEHLRIAYENDYGVTVTFNDMEVTTGVMIAILLGTAAIATIISVIRARNIKFK
- a CDS encoding acetate kinase; translation: MNILVLNSGSSSIKYQLLDMEQEVLLAKGLAEKIGFDESIVSFVNGEGKKTKITKSIPNHLEGIKVMIDALLDAECGVIKTVTEIDAVGHRIAQGGSYFKSSSLVNDDVKTKIKDCFQLASLHNPPQFKGILAIEEVVPGVPNIACFDTVFHQTLPDHAYMYALPYDWYQEDGVRKYGFHGLSHEFVSKRAGQILNRKWDDLKIISCHLGNGASVAAVNKGESIDTSMGFTPLQGLVMGTRCGDIDPAIIPYIMGKRNYSTEDVDNALNKESGVKGISGVSSDFRDLENAAFNEGNKRAALALQMFDYRVKFYISAYFGILNGADVILFTGGLGENSPEMREAVCKNLSALGIEIDLEKNKVRGKETIISTPESKVAVIVIPTDEELVIAREAKDIISR
- a CDS encoding MFS transporter, whose protein sequence is MTDFRNVKTPLWTKDFIIILLTNLFLYFSFQLLLPTLPVYIQSLGGSDGIIGLVTGISTIAAIISRPLAGIFLDRIGKKGIFLTGLLIFIVAVLAYRWLPTVLLILIFRFIHGFGWGISTTSISTVVSDKIPRKRFGEGIGYFSLTGRKSSHGCCSSNWLIYYKYVLI
- the rpmF gene encoding 50S ribosomal protein L32 — translated: MGVPKRRTSKSKKNMRRSAWRKMDAPAIAECPQCHELKEPHKVCPTCGFYKGKQVLAVENN
- the dxs gene encoding 1-deoxy-D-xylulose-5-phosphate synthase, producing the protein MILENIKSPEDLKKVNEKNLRPLCEEIREYIESVVNKNGGHLASNLGAVELTVAMHRSFDAPKDKIIFDVGHQSYTHKILTGRYEAFKTLRQYKGLSGFPKRSESPYDPFDTGHSSTSISAALGIATARDIEKEDFQIVAHIGDGALTGGMAFEAMNHLGHLQSKVIIVLNDNEMSISENIGGVSKYLSRLSSGNAYRRFKQSLNVSLSKTAVGRKSRRVLSRFKGSIKYLFSKKGVLFEQFGLTYLGPYDGHDVIGLEEGFKIAKFVEGPVLLHVVTTKGKGNEEAEYNPEKFHGVSPGKGKKYRSLTEFFGSRLVELAKENKKITAITAAMCTGTGLDIFRKEFPQRFFDVSIAEQHGLTFAAGQSVQGLHPVISIYATFMQRGVDQIIHDICLQNLPVTMISDRAGLVGEDGETHHGIFDIALFGAIPNLVFMEPKDGKELEAMLTFATVYNGPTMIRFPKGSSPIFSAEVSPIVLGEMEMILDNNGKCCIVALGTEETMALYIAEELKKKNILIDVINPRFIKPINQFWLDKLNSYNQVFTIENHVVVGGFGSFIKSQLNKAKVYSFGLPNVFMPHGSIEEIRKEVGFTRNQILKEIEEKVVE
- a CDS encoding YceD family protein gives rise to the protein MMRLLLNKQVNTPKNFYISGFLPEFKNEVIIDGAYYFSENNALHVSGSLRTEISVCCDRCLKSFTSVLQTTFEEEFMSKDLAKTYYAYDNEGIDLDGIMYEILQSAMPEKFLCSESCKGLCDQCGIDLNKSICQCDTREINPKFEMLRSLLLED